A part of Streptomyces sp. NBC_01235 genomic DNA contains:
- a CDS encoding PH domain-containing protein has translation MESGISGRGETFEAAPVWTGLPSGLLRMRRLLLVVWLGLAAVGIGLPLGLFVGPAWAAFALLPLAGICWGWVLLGRNWRSWRYAERADDLLISRGVLWREETVVPYGRMQLVEVTSGPVERHFGLASVQLHTAAAATDATIPGLDPAEAERLRDRLTELGGARSAGL, from the coding sequence ATGGAATCGGGGATCTCCGGGCGCGGAGAGACATTTGAAGCCGCACCTGTGTGGACCGGACTGCCGTCGGGGCTGCTGCGGATGCGGCGCCTGTTGCTGGTGGTGTGGCTGGGGCTGGCGGCCGTCGGCATCGGGTTGCCGCTCGGCCTGTTCGTCGGCCCCGCGTGGGCCGCGTTCGCGTTGCTGCCGCTGGCCGGCATCTGCTGGGGCTGGGTGCTGCTCGGCCGCAACTGGCGCTCCTGGCGGTACGCCGAGCGCGCCGACGACCTGCTGATCAGTCGAGGCGTGCTGTGGCGCGAGGAGACCGTCGTGCCCTACGGACGCATGCAGCTCGTGGAGGTCACCTCCGGTCCCGTCGAGCGGCACTTCGGGCTGGCCAGCGTCCAGCTGCACACCGCGGCCGCCGCGACCGACGCGACGATCCCGGGCCTGGACCCGGCCGAGGCGGAACGGCTGCGCGACCGGCTCACCGAGCTCGGCGGGGCCCGATCGGCGGGGCTGTGA
- a CDS encoding PH domain-containing protein, whose protein sequence is MTTPGVEDDVPDAPDAPDAPGIPGAPEAPGTRSQRPVTERRLHPVTPFRRAWAPVAVLVGWAVHDPNQAQEQLTRLTTTALLIALAVLVPAASLYGFLTWWFTHFAVTDSELRIRTGLLFRRTAHIRLERIQAIDVGQPLLARIAGVAKLRLDVVGAEKKDELAFLGEEEARALRAELLARAAGFAPETAHEVGEAPARELLRVPARKLAIALALTGATWGALAAALVVPPVLWLATHSVWTVLATGVPLLGAAGASSVGRFVGEYDWTVGESPDGLRIDHGLLDRTHETVPPGRVQTVRIVRPLLWRRLGWVRVELDVAGSANSVLVPVAPREAAEAVVARVLPGVSVPAETSLSRPPRRAGRCVPLWWRGYGIAVTDTVFAARHGLLRRSLTLVPHAKVQSVRLTQGPWQRLWRLADVHVDTGADKTVTARLRDAQEAAELLRGQAERSRTGRLDARPDRWMA, encoded by the coding sequence GTGACGACGCCGGGCGTCGAGGACGACGTCCCGGACGCGCCGGACGCGCCGGACGCGCCCGGCATACCGGGCGCGCCAGAAGCACCCGGCACCCGATCGCAGCGGCCCGTCACCGAGCGCCGGCTGCACCCCGTCACGCCGTTCCGGCGGGCGTGGGCGCCGGTCGCGGTCCTAGTCGGGTGGGCGGTGCACGACCCGAACCAGGCGCAGGAGCAGCTGACCCGGCTGACCACCACGGCCCTGCTGATCGCGCTCGCCGTCCTCGTCCCTGCGGCCTCCCTCTACGGCTTTCTGACCTGGTGGTTCACCCACTTCGCGGTGACGGACAGCGAACTGCGCATCCGGACCGGCCTGCTGTTCCGGCGCACCGCGCACATCCGGCTGGAACGCATTCAGGCGATCGACGTCGGTCAGCCGCTGCTGGCGAGGATCGCGGGCGTCGCGAAGCTCCGGCTCGACGTCGTGGGCGCCGAGAAGAAGGACGAACTCGCCTTCCTCGGCGAGGAAGAGGCCCGCGCGCTGCGGGCGGAGCTGCTCGCGCGGGCGGCAGGTTTCGCTCCTGAGACGGCGCACGAAGTGGGCGAAGCACCCGCGCGCGAGCTGTTGCGTGTGCCGGCCCGCAAGCTGGCGATCGCTCTGGCCCTGACCGGGGCGACCTGGGGCGCGCTGGCCGCCGCGCTCGTGGTGCCGCCGGTGCTGTGGCTGGCCACCCACAGCGTGTGGACGGTCCTCGCGACCGGCGTGCCACTGCTGGGCGCGGCGGGCGCGAGCAGCGTGGGACGGTTCGTCGGCGAGTACGACTGGACGGTCGGCGAGTCGCCGGACGGGCTGCGGATCGACCACGGGCTGCTGGACCGCACGCACGAGACGGTCCCGCCCGGACGCGTGCAGACCGTGCGGATCGTCCGGCCGCTGCTGTGGCGGCGGCTCGGCTGGGTGCGCGTCGAACTGGACGTGGCCGGCTCGGCCAACTCCGTGCTCGTGCCGGTCGCCCCGCGCGAGGCCGCGGAGGCCGTCGTCGCGCGTGTACTGCCCGGGGTGAGCGTCCCGGCCGAGACCTCGCTGTCGCGCCCGCCGCGGCGGGCCGGGCGGTGTGTGCCTTTGTGGTGGCGGGGCTACGGAATCGCCGTTACTGACACCGTGTTCGCCGCCCGGCACGGACTGCTGCGCCGGAGCCTGACCCTCGTACCGCACGCCAAGGTCCAGAGCGTGCGGCTGACGCAAGGGCCCTGGCAGCGCCTGTGGCGCCTCGCGGACGTCCATGTGGACACGGGGGCCGACAAGACCGTCACAGCCCGGCTGCGGGACGCGCAGGAGGCCGCGGAGCTGCTTCGCGGCCAGGCCGAGCGATCACGGACCGGGCGCCTGGACGCCCGGCCGGACCGGTGGATGGCGTAG
- a CDS encoding threonine aldolase family protein: MAFTAEHDEEKAARQRLRERRAVAYREAERVLSRGGFRSTLRDRLALLHEAAPQVYDLDEPADIYGDGVVEALEERVVGLLGTEAAAFFPTGTMAQQVALRCWAGRTGNPTVALHALSHPEVWERGAFAAVSELRTVRVTREPRLPTAEEVRAFEEPFGALMLELPLRDAGFVLPSWEELTEVVQAARERDAVVHFDGARLWETTLHFGRPLREIADLADSVYVSFYKSLDGFGGAALAGPKTLVEEAKTWRHRYGGMVFQQFPTALSALIGLERELPRLPEYVAHARVVAAALREGFAEAGVPWARVHPEVPHTHEFQVWLPYEADVLAEAAALQAEETKTMLFAGAWDRGGPGLSLTEVTVRAAGLTWTAHDVKAATADFVARVVRVARGTEGVSE; this comes from the coding sequence ATGGCATTCACGGCGGAGCACGACGAGGAGAAGGCGGCACGGCAGCGCCTGCGGGAGCGGCGGGCGGTCGCCTACCGGGAGGCGGAACGCGTCCTGTCGCGCGGCGGCTTCCGGAGCACGCTGCGGGACCGGCTCGCGCTGCTGCACGAGGCCGCCCCCCAGGTCTATGACCTGGACGAACCCGCGGACATCTACGGCGACGGGGTCGTGGAGGCCCTGGAGGAGCGGGTCGTCGGGCTGCTGGGGACGGAGGCCGCGGCGTTCTTCCCGACCGGCACGATGGCCCAGCAGGTCGCCCTGCGCTGCTGGGCGGGACGCACCGGCAACCCCACGGTCGCGTTGCACGCGCTGAGCCATCCCGAGGTATGGGAGCGGGGGGCGTTCGCCGCTGTCAGCGAGCTGCGCACCGTCCGCGTGACGCGCGAGCCCCGGCTGCCCACGGCCGAGGAGGTCCGCGCCTTCGAGGAGCCCTTCGGTGCGCTGATGCTGGAACTGCCCCTCAGGGACGCCGGTTTCGTGCTGCCCTCCTGGGAGGAGTTGACCGAGGTCGTTCAGGCGGCGCGCGAGCGCGACGCGGTGGTGCACTTCGACGGCGCGCGTCTGTGGGAGACGACCCTGCACTTCGGCCGCCCCCTGCGGGAGATAGCGGACCTGGCCGACAGCGTCTACGTGTCGTTCTACAAGTCACTGGACGGTTTCGGCGGCGCCGCGCTCGCCGGCCCGAAGACGCTGGTGGAGGAGGCGAAGACCTGGCGGCACCGCTACGGCGGAATGGTGTTCCAGCAGTTCCCCACCGCCCTGTCGGCCCTCATCGGCCTGGAGCGGGAACTGCCCCGGCTGCCGGAATACGTGGCCCACGCGCGCGTGGTGGCCGCCGCGCTGCGCGAGGGCTTCGCCGAGGCGGGCGTGCCGTGGGCGCGCGTGCACCCCGAGGTGCCGCACACCCACGAGTTCCAGGTCTGGCTGCCGTACGAGGCGGACGTGCTCGCCGAAGCGGCGGCGCTCCAGGCCGAGGAGACGAAGACGATGCTCTTCGCCGGCGCCTGGGACCGCGGCGGACCGGGGCTGTCCCTCACCGAGGTCACCGTCCGGGCCGCCGGCCTCACCTGGACGGCGCACGACGTGAAGGCGGCGACCGCGGACTTCGTGGCCCGGGTGGTCCGGGTGGCGCGGGGGACCGAGGGGGTCAGCGAGTAG
- a CDS encoding DUF5937 family protein, with amino-acid sequence MSVRIDIAGLRPERIAVVPSPLAELGMALHALSEPAHHPGLQGWVTGVTARLDPRLADRMCEADFLWRTTFSDLFLPYAGIPGRTTLPGATLAEELDLLDKLTDEEFVDLALEFTCAPGYDLPSPGVLSDPALHRRTFELAASRGPRQVRFTRRVLDDPPRVRAWLREFLEDCDEAFFADVWARVRHPLAADARHKTDLLRRKGLAEALTAVSPAVTLDEPTARIIVDKLVDGRCTTGDGGLLLVPTSLGWPHLAVLHRYGWQPVIHYPVGSPELASPPSVEQLTLRLTALSHPVRMRICRQLARSAYTTTELAQVHGMTAPEISRHLGVLKKAGLLTTRRRGRYVLHQLDVTVVARLGSDFLEGILR; translated from the coding sequence ATGAGCGTGCGCATCGACATCGCGGGGCTGCGGCCGGAGAGGATCGCCGTCGTCCCCTCGCCCCTGGCCGAGCTCGGCATGGCGCTGCACGCGCTGTCCGAGCCGGCGCACCATCCGGGCCTGCAGGGCTGGGTCACCGGCGTCACCGCACGTCTCGACCCGCGTCTGGCCGACCGGATGTGCGAGGCCGACTTCCTGTGGCGGACGACGTTCTCGGACCTCTTCCTGCCGTACGCGGGCATCCCGGGCCGAACCACGCTCCCCGGGGCCACGCTCGCCGAGGAGCTCGACCTCCTGGACAAGCTGACGGACGAGGAGTTCGTGGACCTGGCCCTGGAGTTCACCTGCGCGCCCGGCTACGACCTGCCGAGCCCCGGTGTCCTCTCCGACCCCGCACTGCACCGCCGCACCTTCGAACTGGCCGCCTCGCGCGGACCGCGCCAGGTGCGGTTCACCCGACGGGTGCTCGACGACCCGCCACGCGTGCGTGCCTGGCTGAGGGAGTTCCTGGAGGACTGCGACGAGGCGTTCTTCGCCGACGTCTGGGCCCGGGTGCGCCATCCTCTCGCTGCGGACGCCCGCCACAAGACGGACCTGCTGCGCCGCAAGGGCCTTGCGGAAGCGCTCACCGCGGTGTCCCCCGCCGTGACACTGGACGAGCCCACCGCGCGGATCATCGTCGACAAGCTGGTCGACGGCCGCTGCACCACAGGCGACGGCGGCCTGCTGCTCGTACCGACGAGTCTCGGCTGGCCGCACCTGGCGGTGCTGCACCGGTACGGCTGGCAGCCGGTGATCCACTACCCGGTCGGCTCGCCGGAGCTGGCGTCACCGCCGTCTGTCGAGCAGCTGACGTTACGGCTGACCGCGCTGTCCCACCCCGTCCGGATGCGGATCTGCCGCCAACTGGCCCGCAGCGCGTACACCACGACCGAGCTGGCCCAGGTCCACGGCATGACGGCCCCCGAGATATCCCGGCACCTCGGCGTCCTGAAGAAGGCGGGCCTGCTCACCACACGCCGACGCGGCCGGTACGTGCTGCACCAGCTCGACGTGACCGTGGTGGCCCGGCTGGGCAGCGACTTCCTGGAAGGGATACTCCGCTAG
- a CDS encoding NADH-quinone oxidoreductase subunit D: protein MTPTETTVAIGGAASSTDMVLNIGPQHPSTHGVLRLRLVLDGERIRHAEPVIGYMHRGAEKLFEARDYRQIVMLANRHDWLSAFSNELGVVLAVERMLGMEVPPRAVWTRTLLAELNRVLNHLMFLGSYPLELGGITPVFYAFREREVLQNVMEEVSGGRMHYMFNRVGGLKEDLPAGWAGRARGAVSAVRSRMDVFDDLVLGNEIFRGRTRDVGVLAPEHVHAYGVSGPIARASGVDFDLRRDEPYLAYGELQNTLKVVHRTEGDCLARFECLLEQAHNALDLADACLDRLADLPPGPINQRLPKVLKAPEGHTYAWTENPLGINGYYLVSKGEKTPYRLKLRSASYNNIQALTELLPGTLVADMVAILGSMFFVVGDIDK, encoded by the coding sequence ATGACTCCTACGGAGACCACGGTCGCAATCGGGGGCGCCGCGTCGAGCACCGACATGGTGCTCAACATCGGCCCCCAGCATCCCTCCACGCACGGCGTGCTGCGGCTGCGGCTCGTGCTGGACGGCGAGCGCATCCGGCACGCGGAGCCGGTGATCGGCTACATGCACCGCGGCGCGGAGAAGCTGTTCGAGGCCCGCGACTACCGCCAGATCGTCATGCTGGCCAACCGTCACGACTGGCTGTCGGCGTTCTCCAACGAACTGGGCGTGGTCCTGGCGGTGGAGCGGATGCTCGGCATGGAGGTGCCCCCGCGCGCGGTGTGGACCCGCACGCTGCTCGCCGAGCTGAACCGGGTGCTCAACCACCTGATGTTCCTGGGGTCGTATCCGCTGGAGCTGGGCGGCATCACCCCGGTCTTCTATGCCTTCCGCGAGCGCGAGGTGCTCCAGAACGTCATGGAGGAGGTCTCCGGCGGGCGCATGCACTACATGTTCAACCGCGTGGGCGGCCTCAAGGAGGACCTGCCAGCCGGCTGGGCCGGCCGCGCGCGCGGCGCTGTCTCCGCCGTGCGTTCCCGTATGGACGTCTTCGACGATCTCGTGCTCGGTAACGAGATCTTCCGGGGGCGCACGCGGGACGTGGGCGTCCTCGCGCCGGAGCACGTGCACGCGTACGGCGTGAGCGGGCCCATCGCGCGCGCCTCGGGCGTCGACTTCGACCTGCGCCGCGACGAGCCCTACCTCGCGTACGGGGAGCTCCAGAACACGCTGAAGGTGGTGCACCGGACCGAGGGCGACTGTCTCGCGCGCTTCGAGTGCCTCCTGGAGCAGGCGCACAACGCGCTCGACCTCGCGGACGCCTGCCTGGACCGTCTCGCCGATCTGCCGCCCGGCCCGATCAACCAGCGGCTCCCGAAGGTCCTCAAAGCGCCCGAGGGGCACACGTACGCGTGGACCGAGAACCCCCTCGGCATCAACGGCTACTACCTCGTCAGCAAGGGCGAGAAGACCCCGTACCGGCTCAAGCTGCGCTCGGCGTCGTACAACAACATCCAGGCGCTCACCGAACTGCTGCCGGGCACGCTGGTCGCGGACATGGTGGCGATCCTGGGGTCGATGTTTTTCGTGGTGGGGGACATCGACAAGTAG
- a CDS encoding sensor histidine kinase, with translation MQRLYDFLRRHPTGVDGFWAFVLFGISAAAGTAGQDRGGTDSMALLVPVVFLLCLVIALRRRMPEQMLVLAAALGLAQLVLDVGVTAADFALLVIVYTVAATGARWASRLALVMALSAATLAQLRWPHANASVPGQVAVIVFQTVPFALAWVLGDSVRTRRAYFAQLEERAARLEKEREAQAKVAVAAERARIARELHDVVAHNVSVMVVQADGAAYVLDAAPDQAKKALETISSTGRQALAEMRRLLGVLRTGEHQEGGEYVPQPDVEQIEDLVEQCRGSGLPVDFKVEGTPRPLPSGVELTAYRIVQEALTNTRKHGGPNAGASVRLVYFDDGLGLLVEDDGKGAPHELYEEGGADGAGHGLIGMRERVGMVGGTLDAGPRPGGGFRISALLPLKPAH, from the coding sequence GTGCAGCGCCTCTATGACTTCCTCCGCAGACACCCGACCGGGGTGGACGGCTTCTGGGCCTTCGTCCTGTTCGGGATCTCCGCAGCTGCCGGGACCGCGGGTCAGGACCGCGGCGGCACCGACTCCATGGCGCTGCTGGTGCCGGTCGTGTTCCTGTTGTGCCTGGTCATCGCGTTGCGTCGGCGCATGCCCGAGCAGATGCTCGTGCTCGCCGCCGCGCTCGGGCTGGCTCAGCTGGTGCTGGACGTCGGGGTCACGGCGGCCGACTTCGCGCTGCTGGTGATCGTCTACACGGTCGCCGCGACCGGCGCCCGCTGGGCCTCACGGCTCGCGCTCGTCATGGCACTGAGCGCTGCCACCCTGGCGCAGCTGCGCTGGCCACACGCGAACGCGAGTGTGCCGGGCCAGGTCGCGGTCATCGTCTTCCAGACGGTGCCGTTCGCCCTCGCCTGGGTGCTCGGCGACTCCGTGCGCACCCGTCGCGCGTACTTCGCGCAGTTGGAGGAGCGCGCGGCGCGTCTGGAGAAGGAGCGTGAGGCGCAGGCGAAGGTCGCCGTCGCCGCCGAGCGCGCCCGCATCGCGCGCGAGCTGCACGACGTCGTCGCGCACAACGTGTCGGTGATGGTGGTGCAGGCCGACGGCGCGGCCTACGTCCTCGACGCCGCGCCCGACCAGGCGAAGAAGGCCCTGGAGACGATCTCCTCCACCGGTCGCCAGGCACTCGCCGAGATGCGCCGTCTGCTGGGCGTGCTGCGCACCGGCGAGCACCAGGAGGGCGGTGAGTACGTGCCGCAGCCGGACGTCGAGCAGATCGAGGACCTCGTCGAGCAGTGCCGTGGCTCGGGTCTGCCCGTGGATTTCAAGGTCGAGGGCACTCCGCGGCCGCTGCCCAGCGGCGTCGAGCTGACGGCGTACCGCATCGTTCAGGAGGCGCTGACGAACACGCGCAAGCACGGCGGACCGAACGCGGGCGCGAGCGTGCGCCTGGTCTACTTCGACGACGGCCTCGGCCTGCTCGTCGAGGACGACGGCAAGGGCGCTCCGCACGAGCTGTACGAGGAGGGCGGCGCCGACGGCGCGGGCCACGGCCTGATCGGCATGCGCGAGCGGGTCGGCATGGTGGGCGGCACCCTGGACGCGGGCCCGCGGCCCGGCGGAGGATTCCGCATCAGCGCCCTGCTCCCGCTCAAACCAGCGCATTGA
- a CDS encoding SAM-dependent methyltransferase, with translation MVDEVAGADKWRGWRAATQTALYGVDGTGGFYRRPEGPAGHFRTSVHASPLFAGAVARLLCRVDEALGRPASLDFVDMAAGRGELVTAVLAALPGGVAARTRAYAVEVAGRPEGLAHRIEWLPEPPRQVTGLLFANEWLDNVPVEVAEVDSAGVARLVLVRDDGVERLGEPVSGAEAEWLAQWWPSTGEEGLRAEIGLPRDAEWASAVACLVQGLAVAVDYAHSANARPPFGTLTGFREGRETAPVPDGSCDITAHVALDACAKAGERDSGALLLTQRAALRALGITGARPPLALASTDPAAYVRALASAGEAAELTAPGGLGDFGWLLQPVGIPDPLL, from the coding sequence GTGGTGGACGAGGTGGCGGGCGCGGACAAGTGGCGCGGCTGGCGGGCGGCGACGCAGACCGCGCTGTACGGCGTGGACGGAACGGGCGGCTTCTACCGGCGGCCCGAGGGCCCGGCCGGGCACTTCCGGACGTCCGTGCACGCCTCGCCCCTCTTCGCCGGGGCTGTGGCCCGGCTGCTGTGCCGCGTCGACGAGGCGCTGGGCCGGCCCGCGTCGCTCGACTTCGTCGACATGGCCGCCGGCCGGGGCGAACTGGTCACCGCGGTGCTGGCCGCGCTCCCCGGCGGCGTGGCCGCACGCACGCGCGCGTACGCCGTCGAAGTCGCCGGCCGCCCCGAGGGCCTCGCTCACCGGATCGAATGGCTTCCCGAGCCCCCACGACAGGTCACCGGGCTGCTGTTCGCCAACGAGTGGCTCGACAACGTGCCCGTCGAGGTCGCGGAGGTCGACTCCGCGGGGGTGGCGCGGCTGGTGCTCGTCCGGGACGACGGGGTCGAACGGCTCGGGGAGCCGGTGTCCGGCGCGGAGGCGGAGTGGCTCGCCCAGTGGTGGCCGTCGACGGGCGAGGAGGGCCTGCGGGCCGAGATCGGGCTGCCCCGGGACGCGGAGTGGGCCTCCGCTGTCGCGTGCCTCGTACAGGGGCTCGCGGTAGCGGTGGACTACGCGCACTCGGCGAACGCACGCCCCCCGTTCGGGACACTCACCGGCTTCCGGGAGGGCCGTGAGACGGCACCCGTGCCGGACGGCTCCTGCGACATCACGGCCCACGTCGCGCTGGACGCGTGCGCGAAGGCGGGTGAGAGGGACTCCGGTGCCCTCTTGCTCACCCAACGCGCCGCGCTGCGCGCCTTGGGCATCACCGGCGCCCGTCCCCCGCTCGCGCTCGCCTCCACGGACCCCGCCGCGTATGTGCGCGCCCTCGCGAGCGCCGGAGAGGCCGCCGAGCTCACCGCACCGGGCGGGCTGGGCGACTTCGGATGGCTGCTCCAGCCGGTTGGAATTCCGGACCCACTCCTCTAG
- a CDS encoding response regulator transcription factor has translation MTIRVMLVDDQVLLRTGFRMVLAAQPDMEVVAEAGDGVEALQVVRSTAVDVVLMDVRMPKLDGVEATRRICAEPDPPKVLILTTFDLDEYAFSGLKAGASGFMLKDVPPGELLAAIRSVHSGDAVVAPSTTRRLLDRFAPMLPTTGKEPKHKELERLTEREREVMMLVAQGLSNGEIAARLVLSEATVKTHVGRILTKLGLRDRVQVVVLAYETGLVRAGGH, from the coding sequence ATGACGATCCGCGTGATGCTCGTCGACGACCAGGTGCTGCTGCGCACCGGGTTCCGGATGGTGCTCGCCGCCCAGCCGGACATGGAGGTCGTGGCGGAGGCGGGCGACGGTGTCGAGGCCCTTCAGGTGGTGCGGTCCACGGCGGTCGACGTCGTGCTGATGGACGTCCGTATGCCGAAACTGGACGGAGTGGAGGCCACCCGGCGCATCTGCGCGGAGCCCGACCCGCCGAAGGTGCTGATCCTGACCACCTTCGACCTGGACGAGTACGCGTTCTCCGGGCTGAAGGCGGGCGCCTCCGGCTTCATGCTGAAGGACGTGCCGCCGGGCGAGCTCCTCGCCGCCATCCGTTCCGTGCACAGCGGTGACGCGGTGGTCGCCCCGTCCACCACCCGCCGTCTCCTTGACCGGTTCGCGCCGATGCTGCCCACCACCGGCAAGGAGCCCAAGCACAAGGAGCTGGAGCGGCTCACGGAGCGGGAACGCGAGGTGATGATGCTGGTCGCCCAGGGGTTGTCCAACGGGGAGATCGCGGCCCGGCTGGTGCTGTCCGAGGCGACCGTCAAGACCCACGTGGGCCGCATCCTCACCAAACTGGGGCTGCGCGACCGGGTCCAGGTGGTGGTCCTGGCGTATGAGACGGGGCTCGTCCGCGCGGGCGGCCACTGA
- the panC gene encoding pantoate--beta-alanine ligase, whose translation MTTILLRTAGELHARTRGGRRAVVMTMGALHEGHASLVRTARDLAGPDGEVVVTVFVNPLQFGAGEDLERYPRTLDADVRIAEQAGADVVFAPAVDEVYPGGEPQVRITAGPMGERLEGSSRPGHFDGMLTVVAKLLHLTRPDTALFGQKDAQQLALIRRMVRDLNFGVEIVAVPTVREDDGLALSSRNRYLSAKERHTALALSQALFAGGDRHAAQEALRARAREVPATHARAEALSAIGESRAAADAHAVAKASPGNPAAVRAAARMVLDEAARLDPPLELDYLALVDPSDFTEIKDDFTGEAVLAVAARVGTTRLIDNLPLTFGAAS comes from the coding sequence ATGACCACCATCCTGCTGCGCACCGCCGGCGAACTGCACGCACGCACGCGTGGCGGCCGCCGGGCCGTCGTGATGACCATGGGCGCCCTGCACGAGGGCCACGCCTCCCTCGTCCGCACCGCCCGCGACCTCGCCGGGCCGGACGGCGAGGTCGTCGTCACGGTCTTCGTCAACCCGCTGCAGTTCGGCGCGGGCGAGGACCTCGAGCGCTACCCGCGCACCCTGGATGCCGACGTCAGGATCGCCGAGCAGGCGGGGGCGGACGTCGTGTTCGCCCCTGCCGTGGACGAGGTCTACCCGGGCGGCGAGCCCCAGGTCCGCATCACCGCGGGCCCCATGGGGGAGCGCCTGGAGGGCAGCTCCCGCCCCGGGCACTTCGACGGCATGCTCACCGTCGTCGCCAAACTGCTGCACCTCACCCGGCCCGACACGGCGCTGTTCGGGCAGAAGGACGCCCAGCAGCTCGCCCTGATCCGCCGCATGGTGCGGGACCTGAACTTCGGCGTGGAGATCGTCGCCGTGCCGACCGTGCGTGAGGACGACGGGCTGGCCCTGTCCAGCCGCAACCGCTATCTGTCCGCCAAGGAGCGGCACACCGCGCTCGCGCTCTCCCAGGCACTGTTCGCGGGCGGCGACCGGCATGCCGCGCAGGAGGCGCTGCGGGCACGCGCGCGTGAGGTACCCGCCACGCACGCGCGTGCCGAGGCGCTCAGCGCCATAGGGGAGTCCCGCGCGGCCGCCGACGCGCACGCCGTCGCCAAGGCCTCGCCCGGCAACCCCGCGGCCGTCCGGGCGGCCGCCCGCATGGTCCTCGACGAGGCCGCCCGGCTCGACCCGCCGCTGGAACTGGACTACCTCGCGCTCGTCGACCCGTCCGACTTCACGGAGATCAAGGACGACTTCACCGGCGAGGCCGTCCTCGCCGTCGCCGCCCGGGTCGGCACGACCCGGCTGATCGACAACCTCCCCCTCACCTTCGGAGCCGCCTCGTGA
- a CDS encoding Rossmann-like and DUF2520 domain-containing protein: MSTAQQPDPRDRPARLAVGVVGAGRVGPALAASLQLAGHRPVAVSGVSDASRRRAALLLPDVPLVPPAEVLQRSDLVLLTVPDDTLPGLVEGLAETGAVRPGQLLVHTSGRYGAKILDPALHAGALPLALHPAMTFTGTPVDVQRLAGCSFGVTAPDELRLAAEALVIEMGGEPEWIAEERRPLYHAALALGANHLVTLVAQSMELLRAAGVDAPDRMLGPLLGAALDNALRSGDGALTGPVARGDAGTVAAHVAELREHAPQTVAGYLAMARATADRALARGLLKPELAEDLLGVLADGAPGTPGAPGTPGTHGTEGDAG, from the coding sequence GTGAGTACAGCCCAACAGCCAGACCCCAGGGACCGCCCCGCGCGGCTCGCCGTGGGCGTCGTCGGCGCGGGCCGGGTGGGTCCCGCCCTGGCCGCGTCCCTCCAGCTCGCCGGGCACCGCCCAGTCGCCGTCTCCGGCGTCTCCGACGCCTCCAGGCGCCGCGCCGCGCTCCTGCTGCCCGACGTGCCGCTCGTGCCGCCCGCCGAGGTCCTCCAGCGCTCCGACCTGGTGCTGCTGACCGTCCCCGACGACACCCTGCCCGGGCTCGTGGAGGGCCTCGCCGAGACCGGCGCCGTACGGCCGGGCCAGCTGCTCGTGCACACCTCCGGGCGGTACGGCGCGAAGATCCTCGACCCCGCCCTGCACGCGGGCGCGCTGCCGCTGGCCCTGCACCCGGCGATGACGTTCACCGGCACGCCCGTGGACGTCCAGCGGCTGGCCGGCTGCTCCTTCGGCGTCACCGCGCCCGACGAGCTGCGGCTGGCCGCGGAGGCCCTCGTGATCGAGATGGGCGGCGAGCCGGAGTGGATCGCCGAGGAGCGCCGGCCGCTCTACCACGCGGCCCTCGCCCTGGGCGCCAACCACCTGGTCACGCTGGTCGCCCAGTCCATGGAGCTGCTGCGCGCGGCCGGTGTCGACGCTCCCGACCGGATGCTCGGCCCGCTGCTCGGCGCCGCCCTCGACAACGCGCTGCGCTCCGGCGACGGGGCGCTCACCGGCCCCGTCGCGCGCGGGGACGCGGGCACGGTCGCCGCGCACGTCGCGGAGCTGCGCGAGCACGCCCCGCAGACCGTCGCCGGCTACCTGGCGATGGCCCGCGCGACCGCCGACCGCGCACTCGCCAGGGGGCTCCTCAAGCCCGAACTCGCCGAGGACCTCCTCGGCGTACTCGCCGACGGTGCTCCCGGCACTCCCGGCGCCCCTGGTACTCCCGGCACGCACGGCACCGAAGGAGATGCCGGATGA